The sequence below is a genomic window from Cedecea neteri.
ACCGACCTGGGCAGCGGTTCGCTGGTGGATTTAAGCCAGTGGGGTCTGCCGCCTGAGCCGATGCCGCAGCAGCTGATTGCCGACGGCGTGAGCCTGGTGAGTTTCTCCGGCGACAAACTGCTCGGCGGCCCGCAGGCCGGGATCATCGTCGGCAAAAAGGCGCTGATCGAGCGCATTCAGAGCCACCCGCTGAAGCGCGCGCTGCGGGCCGACAAAATGACGCTGGCGGCGCTGGAAGCCACCCTGCGGCTGTACCAGCACCCGGAAACTCTTATTGAACGCCTGCCAACCCTGCGCCTGCTGACCCGCAGCGCCGAAGATATCCAGCTGCAGGCCAGCCGCCTGCAGCCCGCATTTGAGCAGCGTTTTGGCGAGCAGTTCGACGTGCGCGTTGAGGCGTGCCTGTCGCAAATCGGCAGCGGCTCTTTGCCCGTTGATCGCCTGCCAGGCGCGGCTCTGACTTTCACGCCGAAAGACGGACGTGGCACAACGCTCGCCTCGCTGACGCAAACCCTACGCGAGCTGGAAAGACCGGTCATTGGCCGCATTGCCGAGGGCCGTCTGTGGCTGGATTTACGCTGCCTGGAAAACGAAGCGCTATTGCTGGAGGGACTCGCCCAGTGATTATCGCCACCGCCGGGCACGTCGACCACGGCAAAACCACCCTGCTTCAGGCGCTGACCGGCGTAAACGCAGACCGCCTGCCGGAAGAGAAAAAACGCGGCATGACCATTGACCTCGGCTACGCCTACTGGCCGCAGCCGGATGGCCGGGTTATCGGCTTTATCGACGTGCCCGGGCATGAAAAGTTTCTCGCCAACATGCTGGCTGGCGTCGGCGGCATCGATCATGCCCTGCTGGTCATCGCCTGCGACGATGGCGTGATGGCGCAAACCCGCGAACATCTGGCGATTTTACAGCTGACGGGTAACCCGCAAATCACCGTCGCGCTGACTAAAGCCGATCGGGTGAGCGACAGTCGTATTGCGGAAGTCCGCGATGAAGTCGCCGCGCTGCTGGGCGATACCCAGGCCGCTATTTTTGTGACCGCCGCCACCAGCGGTGAAGGTATAGAGGCACTGCAGCAGCATCTTATTGGGCTGCGCGAACGCCCTCACGCCACTGCACATCGCTTCCGCCTTGCCATCGACCGCGCCTTTACGGTGAAGGGCGCAGGGCTGGTTGTGACCGGCACGGCGCTGAGCGGCGAAATCAATATCGGCGATTCACTCTGGCTGACTGGCGCAGAAAAACCGATGCGCGTGCGCGGCCTCCATGCTCAAAATCAGCCGGTAACCCGCGCGATGGCCGGGCAACGTATTGCGCTGAACATCAGCGGTGACGCGGAAAAAACCGACATCAGCCGGGGCGACTGGCTACTGAGCGACAAACCGCTGCAGCCGGTTGAGCGTGTCATCGTCGAGCTGCAAACGCTGCAGCCGCTTCAGCAGTGGCAGCCGCTGCATATTCACCATTCTGCCCGCCACGTAACCGGGCGAGTTTCCCTGCTGGAAGGTAATCTGGCCGAGCTGGTGCTGGATGTCCCGCTGTGGCTGGCGGATAACGACCGCCTGGTGCTGCGCGATATCAGCGCCCGCACCACGCTCGCTGGTGCCCGTACCGTGCTGCTTCATGCGCCACGCCGCGGCAAACGCCAAGCTGCTTTCCTGAACTGGCTGGGTGAACTGGCAGAAACCACCGATGATCAACAGGCGCTGGAAACACATCTGACTCGCGGAGCCGTGCTGCTCAACGAATTTAGCTGGGCGCGCCAGCTAACGGCGCAAGGGCTTCAGGCCCTGCTTGCACAGCCAGGCTATTTGCAGGCGGGCAATGCGCTGCTAAGCCCGGACGTGGCCGCTGCCTGGCAGCAAAAACTGCTCGACGCGCTGACGCGTTACCACCAGCAGCATGACGATCAGCCAGGGCCGGGGAGAGAGCGCCTGCGCCGTATGGCGTTGCCCACAGAAGACGAAGGCCTGGTGCTGTCGCTCATCGAAAAAATGCGCGGTGAAGGCCTGCTAATGAGCCGCCAGGGCTGGCTGCATCTGCCGGGGCATGAGCCTGGGTTTTCCGCGGCACAGCAGGCCGTGTGGGATAAAGTCGACGCCCTGTTTGGCGACGAGCCGTGGTGGGTACGCGACCTGGCCAAAGAAACCGGTGAAGAAGAACAGGCCATGCGGCAGCTGCTAAGATCCGCCGCTCAGCAAGGGCTGGTCACCGCGATTCTGAAAGATCGTTATTACCGCAACGATCGCCTGCAGGCGTTTGCCGATCTGATCCGCGAACTGGATCAAACCCACGGCACGACCAATGCCGCTGACTTCCGCGACAGGTTGGGCGTGGGCCGCAAGCTGGCGATTCAGATTCTGGAATATTTCGACAAAATTGGCTTCACCCGGCGGCGCGGCAACGACCATCTGCTGCGCGATAAGGCGTTATTTTTACCGGCGTAACATTCCATTCTGCGGGAAGAGGTCTGCTCTCTTCTCCGCAGGGAATCCGTGAAGCGTGTCGTAAAGCCGACGCGAAATGGCGAAGAAACAGGCAGCCCGAACTACCCTTGTGAGTGAACCATCACAAGGAGACGGCCATGACAAACAATCCTCCCGATACCCGTATTATCCCCGGCGAGTATGGTTTCCCGCTCAAACTCAAACCCCGTTACGACAACTACATCGGCGGCCAGTGGATTGCCCCGGTTGGCGGCCAGTACTATGAAAACCTCACCCCGGTAACCGGCCAGCCGCTGTGCGAAATCGCCAGCTCCGGCAAGGCCGACATCGACCTGGCGCTGGACGCCGCCCATGCAGCTAAAAAGGGCTGGGGGCAGATGTCCGTGCAGGAGCGCGCCACCATCCTGCTGAAAATTGCCGACCGCATGGAGCAAAACATTGAGCTGCTGGCGACGGCAGAAACCTGGGACAACGGCAAACCGATTCGCGAAACCAGCGCCGCCGACGTGCCGCTGGCTATCGACCACTTCCGCTACTTCGCCTCCTGTATTCGAGCCCAGGAAGGCGGCATAAGTGAGGTGGATAAAGACACCGTCGCCTATCACTTCCACGAACCGCTTGGCGTGGTGGCGCAAATTATCCCGTGGAACTTCCCGTTGCTGATGGCGAGCTGGAAAATGGCCCCGGCTCTGGCGGCAGGTAACTGTATTGTACTGAAGCCTGCGCGACTGACCCCGCTCTCCGTGCTGCTGCTGATGGAGCTGGTTGGTGACCTTCTGCCGCCGGGCGTGGTTAACGTTGTGAACGGCGCGGGCGGCGAAATAGGTGAATACCTGGCAACCTCCAAACGCATCGCTAAAGTGGCGTTTACCGGCTCCACCGAAGTCGGCCAGCAGATCATGCAGTACGCCACTCAGAACATCATCCCGGTCACGCTGGAACTGGGCGGAAAATCCCCGAACATCTTCTTCGCCGACGTGATGGAAGAGGAAGACGCCTTTTTCGACAAGGCGCTGGAAGGCTTTGCGCTGTTCGCCTTCAACCAGGGCGAGGTCTGTACCTGCCCGAGCCGCGCGCTGGTGCAGGAGTCTATCTATGAGCGCTTTATCGAGCGAGCCATTCGCCGGGTGGAAGCCATCCGCAGCGGCAACCCGCTGGACAGCCGCACCCAGATGGGCGCGCAGGTGTCTCAGGGGCAGATGGAAACCATCCTCAACTACATCGACATCGGCAAGAAAGAAGGCGCGGACGTACTGACCGGCGGGCGCAGAAAAGCGATGACGGGCGACCTGCAGGCGGGCTACTACCTTGAGCCGACCATCCTGTTCGGTAAAAACAACATGCGTGTGTTTCAGGAGGAAATTTTCGGGCCGGTGCTCGCCGTCACCACGTTTAAAACCGTGGAGGAGGCACTGGAGCTGGCGAACGACACCGAATACGGCCTGGGCGCGGGCGTGTGGAGCCGCAACGGCAGCCTGGCGTACAAAATGGGGCGCGGTATTCAGGCCGGGCGCGTGTGGACCAACTGTTACCACGCCTACCCGGCACACGCGGCGTTCGGGGGCTATAAACAGTCCGGGATCGGGCGCGAGACCCATAAGATGATGCTGGAGCATTATCAGCAGACGAAGTGCCTGCTGGTGAGCTATTCCGATAAGCCGCTGGGCTTGTTCTGAGGATTGACCCTCACCCTAACCCTCTCCCTGGAAGGGAGAGGGAACGATTTAGCGTTGCCTGTTAGATATTTTCCCTGCCTCGCCTGAGGAGAGGATTGCTTCACCTTCCACTTCTTCCCCTGGCTCATCCGGGGAGAAGACTGCTCCACCTTTCACTTCTTTCCGCCCTCTCCCCTTTGGGGAGAGGGCCGGGGTGAGGGGGAAAATCTAGCGCAGCCGCTCAGGATGCGTATAAACCGTCGCCCGTCCTGGCCGATTAAAGCCCACCAGCGTCAGATTTGTACGCTGCGCAACCTCAACCGCCAATGAGGTCGCCGCAGACACCGCGAACAGGATTTCAATGCCGCACATCGCGGCCTTCTGCACCATTTCATAGCTCGCACGGCTCGACACCAGCGCAGCGCCGTTGTGCCAGGGATTACGGCTGCGAATACCCAGCATTTTATCCAGCGCCACATGGCGGCCGATATCTTCCCGCCCGTCGAGGATCTGCCCATCAGGATCGAGCCATAGCGCCGCATGGGTACAGCCGGTTAGCTCGCCGACAGGCTGGTAGTCGCGCATGTTCTTCAGCGCCGCATCCAGGTTTTCCAGGGCAAACGTCTGGGTAAACGACAGCGGCGGCACCGGGCGGCCAATATCGTTTAACTGCTCGACGCCGCACACGCCGCAGCCGGTTCGCCCGGCCAACGCCCGGCGGCGCTCTTTCAGCCCCATAAAGCGGCGGCTGGACAGCTCAATCTGTACTTCAATGCCGTTGCAGGACGGCGACACGTCCATCCCGTAAATCTCCGCAGGATTTTCGATGATGCCTTCTGACAGCGAAAACCCGAGCGCAAACGCTTCGAGGTCTTTGGGCGAAGCCATCATCACAACGTGTGAAATACCGTTGTAAACCAGCGCGACAGGGACTTCCTCCGCCAGCCAGTCGGTTTCGGCTACGGTGAGATTGCCCCGGTGCCAAAGCTCAACGGTGCTGGCACCTGCGATCTGCGCCACAGTTTCTTTTTCAGAGTGGTGAAATTTGTTCACTTTGTTTTAACCATTCGAGAACACCCTCAGTACCAATGTGGTATTCTACTTAATACCCCTTCCGGATGAAGGGAAGTAAGCCATCAAAATCTATATTGGTTCCAATTGTGAACCTTTGCGGGTAACCCCGCAAAAATAAATCCTAAGCAATGTGAAATGTCGAAATGTAAGGAGCGATCCATGCAGGTCAGCAGAAGGCAGTTCTTTAAGATCTGTGCTGGCGGTATGGCAGGCACCACGGCAGCAGCACTGGGCTTTGCCCCAGGCGCTGCGCTCGCGGAAACCCGGCAGTACAAGCTGCTGCGCACCCGTGAAACCCGTAACACCTGCACATACTGCTCCGTGGGCTGTGGGCTATTGATGTATAGCCTCGGCGACGGTGCAAAAAACGCAAAAGCCTCAATTTTCCATATCGAAGGTGACCCGGACCACCCGGTAAACCGCGGCGCGCTGTGCCCGAAAGGGGCCGGTCTGGTGGACTTCATCCACTCCGAAAGCCGCCTGAAAACGCCTTCTTACCGTGCGCCAGGCTCTGATAAATGGCAGTCAATTAGCTGGGACGATGCCTTTGACCGCATCGCGAAGCTGATGAAAGAAGACCGCGACGCCAACTTCATCGAAAAGAACGAACAGGGCACCACGGTCAACCGCTGGCTCTCCACGGGGATGCTTTGCGCCTCCGCGTCCAGCAACGAAACCGGCTATTTAACCCAGAAATTTTCCCGCGCCCTCGGCATGCTTGCCGTGGATAACCAGGCGCGTGTCTGACACGGACCAACGGTAGCAAGTCTTGCTCCAACATTTGGTCGCGGTGCGATGACCAACCACTGGGTTGATATCAAAAACGCCAACCTCATCGTGGTGATGGGTGGGAACGCGGCAGAAGCGCATCCGGTGGGATTCCGCTGGGCGATGGAAGCCAAAATTCACAACGGCGCGAAGCTGATTGTGATCGATCCTCGCTTTACGCGAACCGCTTCGGTGGCGGATTTCTACACGCCTATCCGTTCCGGGACCGACATTGCATTCCTGTCGGGCGTCCTGCTGTACCTGATAAACAACAACAAATTCAACCGCGAGTACGTCGAGTCTTACACCAACGCCAACCTGATTGTGCGTGAGGACTTCGGCTTCGACGACGGCCTGTTCACCGGCTACGACGCGGCAAACCGCAAGTACGACAAAACCACCTGGAACTACGAGCTGGATGAAGAAGGCTTCGCCAAACGCGACCTGACGCTTCAGCACCCGCGCTGCGTGTGGAATTTGCTGAAAGAGCATATTTCCCGCTACACGCCGGACGTGGTGACCAGCATTTGTGGTACGCCGAAAGAAGACTTCCTGAAGGTGTGCGAGTACATCGCCGAAACCAGCGTGGCGGACAAAACCGCGTCGTTCCTGTACGCCCTGGGCTGGACACAGCACTCCATCGGCGCGCAGAACATCCGCACCATGGCGATGATCCAGCTGCTGCTCGGCAACATGGGGATGGCAGGCGGCGGCGTTAACGCCCTGCGTGGCCACTCCAACATTCAGGGTCTGACCGATCTCGGCCTGCTTTCCACCAGCCTGCCGGGTTACATGAACCTGCCGAGCGAAAAACAGGTGGATATCGACAGCTATCTGGCGGCCAACACGCCGAAACCGCTGCTGAAAGGCCAGGTGAACTACTGGGGCAACTACCCGAAATTCTTCGTCTCGATGATGAAAGCCTTCTTTGGCGACAAAGCGACGAAGGAGAACAGCTGGGGCTACGACTGGTTGCCGAAGTGGGACAAAGGCTACGACGTGCTGCAGTACTTCGAGATGATGAGCCAGGGCAAGGTCAACGGCTATCTGTGCCAGGGCTTTAACCCGGTGGCCTCGTTCCCTAACAAGAACAAGGTCGTGGCCTCGCTCTCGAAGCTGAAGTTCCTGGTCACCATTGACCCGCTGAACACCGAAACCTCCAACTTCTGGCAGAACCACGGCGAGATGAACGACGTTGATCCGTCGCAAATCCAGACCGAGGTGTTCCGCCTGCCGTCCACCTGCTTCGCAGAAGAGAACGGCTCCATCGTCAACTCCGGCCGCTGGCTGCAGTGGCACTGGAAAGGGGCGGATGCGCCAGGGGAAGCGCTGAACGACGGCGAAATCCTCTCCGGCATCTTCACCCGCCTGCGCCACATGTACGAACGCGACGGCGGCAAAGTGCCTGAGCAGGTGCTGAACATGACCTGGCAGTACCTGACGCCGGACAACCCGGCGCCGGAAGAAGTGGCCATGGAAAGCAACGGCAAGGCGCTGGCAGACCTGATTGACCCGGCCACCGGCGCGGTGCTGGTGAAAAAAGGGCAACAGCTCAGCTCCTTTGCTCAGCTGCGCGACGACGGGACAACGTCCAGCGGCTGCTGGATCTTCGCCGGGAGCTGGACGCCGGACGGTAACCAGATGGCACGCCGCGACAACGCCGACCCGTCAGGCCTGGGCAACACGCTCGGCTGGGCATGGGCGTGGCCGCTTAACCGCCGCATTCTGTATAACCGTGCCTCCGCCGATCCGTCGGGTAAACCGTGGGATGAAAAACGCCGCCTGATCTCCTGGGATGGCGCGAAATGGGGGGGCATCGACGTGCCGGACTACAGCACCGCCGCGCCGGACAGCGGCGTCGGGCCGTTTATCATGCAGCCGGAAGGGCTGGGTCGCCTGTTTGCCCTCGACAAGATGGCAGAAGGGCCGTTCCCGGAACACTACGAGCCGTTTGAAACACCGCTGGGCACCAACCCGCTGCACCCGAACGTGGTCTCCAACCCGGCAGCCCGCGTGTTTAAAGATGACCTGGAAGCAATGGGCACGCACGACAAGTTCCCGTATGTCGGCACCACCTATCGTCTGACGGAGCATTTCCACTACTGGACCAAACATGCGCTGCTGAACGCCATCGCGCAGCCGGAGCAGTTTGTCGAGATTGGCGAGAAGCTTGCCAACAAGCTCGGCATCGCCCACGGCGACACGGTGAAGGTCTCCTCCAACCGCGGCTATATCAAGGCCAAAGCGGTGGTGACCAAGCGTATCCGCACGCTGGACGTTCACGGTCAGAAGGTGGACACCATCGGGATCCCGATTCACTGGGGTTACGAAGGCGTGGCGAAGAAAGGCTTTATCGCCAATACCCTGACGCCGTTTGTCGGGGATGCCAACACGCAAACGCCAGAGTTTAAGGCGTTCCTGGTCAACGTGGAAAAGGTGTAACGGAGACGAATTATGGCTTATCAATCTCAGGACATTATCCGTCGTTCCGCCACTAACGGCTTCACGCCCGCGCCTCAGGCGCGGGATCACCAGCAAGAGGTCGCCAAGCTTATCGACGTCACCACCTGCATCGGCTGTAAGGCCTGCCAGGTGGCGTGCTCGGAGTGGAACGACATCCGTGATGAAGTGGGGCACAACGTCGGGGTGTACGACAACCCGGCGGACCTGACCGCCAAATCCTGGACGGTGATGCGCTTCTCGGAAGTGGAGCAGAACGACAAACTGGAATGGCTGATCCGCAAAGACGGCTGTATGCACTGCGCGGATCCGGGCTGCCTGAAGGCGTGCCCGTCGGAAGGGGCTATTATTCAGTATGCCAACGGCATCGTCGACTTCCAGTCCGAACAGTGCATCGGCTGCGGCTATTGCATTGCGGGCTGCCCGTTCGACGTGCCGCGCCTGAACCCGGAGGACAACCGCGTCTACAAATGTACCCTATGCGTGGACCGTGTCACCGTGGGCCAGGAGCCTGCATGCGTGAAAACCTGCCCGACCGGGGCGATTCATTTCGGCTCGAAAGAGGATATGAAGACCCTCGCCGGCGAGCGCGTGGCGGAACTGAAAACCCGTGGTTATGACAACGCAGGTTTGTACGATCCGGCAGGCGTTGGCGGGACGCACGTCATGTACGTGCTGCACCATGCGGACAAGCCGACGCTGTATCACGGCCTGCCGGAGAACCCGTCCATCAGCCCAACCGTGAAGTTCTGGAAAGGCGTCTGGAAACCGCTGGCCGCCATCGGCTTTGCGGCGACCTTTGCCGCCAGCGTCTTCCACTACGTTGGGGTCGGCCCGAACCGTGCCGATGAAGAGGACGATAATCTGCACCATGACGACGACGAGGTGCGTAAATGAAAAAGCAACCGACCATTCAGCGTTACAGCGCGCCGGAGCGCATCAACCACTGGATCACCGCCTTCTGCTTCGTGCTGGCGGCGGTGAGCGGACTGGGCTTTTTCTTCCCGTCCTTCAACTGGCTGATGGGCATTCTCGGCACGCCGCAGCTGGCACGCATCCTCCACCCGTTCGTTGGGGTGGTGATGTTCGCCTCCTTCATCATCATGTTTTTCCGTTACTGGCACCACAACCTAATCAATCGGGATGATATCTTTTGGGCGAAGAATATTCGTAAGATCGTCGTCAACGAGGAAGTGGGAGACACCGGGCGCTATAACTTCGGCCAGAAATGCGTGTTCTGGGCGGCGATTATTTTCCTGGTGCTGTTGCTGGTGAGCGGCGTGATTATCTGGCGTCCTTACTTTGCGCCAGTCTTCCCAATTCCGGTTATTCGATTTGCGTTAATGCTGCATTCATTTGCCGCGGTAGCGTTAATTGTGGTTATCATGGTGCATATTTACGCCGCCCTTTGGGTAAAAGGCACCATCACCGCGATGGTGGAGGGCTGGGTTACCACGACGTGGGCGAAGAAACATCACCCGAAATGGTACCGCGAAGTCCGCCAGAAACAGGAAAAGTCATCTGAATGAGTATTCGCATAATCCCGCAAGATCAGCTGGAGAAGAGCGAGAAACGCACGGCGGAAGTGATTCCGCCGTTATTATTCCCCAGGCTCAAAAATCTCTACAACCGCCGCGCTGAACGCCTGCGCGAGCTGGCTGCCAGCAACCCACTGGGCGATTATCTGCGCTTTGCCGCGCTGATTGCCCACGCGCAGGAAGTGGTGCTGTACGACCACCCGCTGGAGATGGATTTAACCGCCCTGATTGCCGAGTCGGCCAAAACCGGCAAGCCGCCGCTGGATATTCACGTCCTGCCGCGCGACCCGCACTGGCAGCGCCTGCTGCAGTCGCTGATTGCCGAACTGAAGCCAGAAATGGACGGCCCGGCGTTAGCGGTGATTGAAAATCTTGAAAAGGCTTCTTCGCAGGAGCTGGAAGAGATGGCCACCGCGCTGTTCAACGCCGACTTCGCGCTGGTCAGCAGCGACAAGGCACCGTTTATCTGGGCTGCGCTGTCGCTCTACTGGGCGCAAATGGCGACGCTTATCCCCGGCAAAGCCAAAGCCGAATACGGCGAACAGCGCCAGTTCTGCCCGGTTTGCGGCTCGATCCCGGTTTCCAGCATGGTGCACATCGGCACCACCAACGGCCTGCGTTATTTGCACTGCAACCTGTGCGAAACCGAATGGCACGTGGTGCGCGTGAAGTGCAGCAACTGCGAGCAGACCCGCGACTTAAACTACTGGTCGCTGGACAGCGAACAGGCGGCGATCAAAGCCGAAAGCTGCGGCGACTGCGGCACCTACCTGAAAATTCTCTATCAGGAGAAGGACCCGAAAGTGGAAGCCGTCGCCGACGACCTGGCCTCGCTGGTGCTCGATGCCCGCATGGAGCAGGAAGGCTTCGCCCGCAGCAGCATCAACCCGTTCTTATTCCCCGGCGAAGGGGAATAAATCTGCCCTACCGGCCAGCCTTCACTGGCCGGTAATTTCGTTCCCGGCAATCAGCCGCGCTTAATCATCTGCACAACCTGATCGTTTTGGATCTGATGCTCCACGCCCTGTGCGTCGTAGTAACGCGTCAGCCCCGTCTGCTTGTCCAGCTCCGGCTTGCCTTTGGTCACGATCATTTCGCCCGTTTTAGTCGACATCACGTAGCTACTTGAACAAGCCACCGCCGACAGCGCAACCACGCCCACCAACATCACCCCGAACAGTTTGTTCATTTTTGCCAACCCGTTATTGTTTTAGACGCCGGATTGTAGCTGGATGAAATGCAACCGGTTGTTAACGAGTATTGCTAAGGGAGACTGGGGAAGAGGCGTCTCCGTAGCAGCTCATGCCACCGCACAATCTGCCCTCTTCTTCCATTAGACATTTTCCACTCGGCAAGAGACTCTGTCAGCGCACACCACAACACTCTGACAGTCCGTCACTTTCTCTTATCAGGATATTATCTATGTCAGTCACAGAACCCGTCATCCGCCAGTATGAGGCGTACAATGCTCACGATCTCGAGGCCTTTGCCGCCTGTTTTAGCGAAGACTTCATCGCTTACCGCCCACCTGCCACCACGCCTTCGCTGGAAGGACGTGATGCCCTTTATGCTTTCTATAAAGAACATCGCTTCAATAACCCGGCCCTGCGAGCAGAAATCATTTCCCGTACCGCGCTGGGCAACAAGGTGTTCGACCACGAGAAGATCCACGGCCTGAGCGATGAACCGATTGAAAGCATGGCGGTTTTCGAAGTAGAAAACGGATTGATCAAAACGGCCTGGTTCTTTTTTGGCTGAACCCTGCCAGCCATAAATAATGGGTTTACCCGACCAGTTTGTCGGCATAGGATATGTATATTCATCCAGTAAAAGGACGTATTATGGCTCTTGAACCCGCTATTGCCCGGCTGGTGGATGACTTTATTGCCGCCGGTCGCCCCTCTTCCCGCCAGCAAAGTTTTGCCGAACGCCGGGCGGGATATGTCGCCAGTACCGTGCTGGCCGGTGAAACGGAAACCAGAGTTCAGGTGGAAGATATATCCCTGGAGGGAATACCGTTACGGGTCGTGTCTCCACTCGACGCCAGTGGAACACTGCCGACGGTGATTTATTATCACGGCGGCTGCTTTGTCAGCGGTGGGTTTGCCACTCACGATAATCAGCTCCGCCAGTTAGCTTTTCACAGCGGATGCCGGATCATTGCCGTACAGTATCGCCTGGCCCCTGAACACACTTACCCTGCCGCCCATGATGATGCCGAACGTGCCGCCATATTAATCAGGCAGCACGCCATGAATTTAGGCGTCGATAGTGAGCGTATCACGCTTGCCGGAGACAGCGCGGGCGGGCAAATCGCCCTGGTAACTTCCCTGCGCCTGAAAGCCGCCGGGGAATGGCTCCCGGCCAGCCTGATACTGATTTATCCCATGCTCGACGCCGGTGCCACGCTGCCAAGCTACCGGCAGAACGGCGAAGACTATGTCATCACCCGCGATACCTTGCTCAGCGGCTTTGAAGCTTATTTCCCGGGAACGGATGTGATGCACCCGGAAGCCAGCCCACTGTGGCGCGAGGATTTTGCCGGGCTGCCACCGGTGCATATCATCACCGCCGAATACGATCCCCTGCGCGATGAAGGTGAGCGACTTTATTCCCACCTTACAGAACAAGGTGTGACCGCAAGTTGCCAGCGTTATTTGGGCGTGATCCACGGCTTCTTCCAACTGGGCGGTA
It includes:
- a CDS encoding nuclear transport factor 2 family protein; this encodes MSVTEPVIRQYEAYNAHDLEAFAACFSEDFIAYRPPATTPSLEGRDALYAFYKEHRFNNPALRAEIISRTALGNKVFDHEKIHGLSDEPIESMAVFEVENGLIKTAWFFFG
- a CDS encoding YgdI/YgdR family lipoprotein, coding for MNKLFGVMLVGVVALSAVACSSSYVMSTKTGEMIVTKGKPELDKQTGLTRYYDAQGVEHQIQNDQVVQMIKRG
- the fdhE gene encoding formate dehydrogenase accessory protein FdhE; translated protein: MSIRIIPQDQLEKSEKRTAEVIPPLLFPRLKNLYNRRAERLRELAASNPLGDYLRFAALIAHAQEVVLYDHPLEMDLTALIAESAKTGKPPLDIHVLPRDPHWQRLLQSLIAELKPEMDGPALAVIENLEKASSQELEEMATALFNADFALVSSDKAPFIWAALSLYWAQMATLIPGKAKAEYGEQRQFCPVCGSIPVSSMVHIGTTNGLRYLHCNLCETEWHVVRVKCSNCEQTRDLNYWSLDSEQAAIKAESCGDCGTYLKILYQEKDPKVEAVADDLASLVLDARMEQEGFARSSINPFLFPGEGE
- a CDS encoding alpha/beta hydrolase; protein product: MALEPAIARLVDDFIAAGRPSSRQQSFAERRAGYVASTVLAGETETRVQVEDISLEGIPLRVVSPLDASGTLPTVIYYHGGCFVSGGFATHDNQLRQLAFHSGCRIIAVQYRLAPEHTYPAAHDDAERAAILIRQHAMNLGVDSERITLAGDSAGGQIALVTSLRLKAAGEWLPASLILIYPMLDAGATLPSYRQNGEDYVITRDTLLSGFEAYFPGTDVMHPEASPLWREDFAGLPPVHIITAEYDPLRDEGERLYSHLTEQGVTASCQRYLGVIHGFFQLGGISLAARDAMRDIAWRTASTG